The following are from one region of the Rosettibacter firmus genome:
- the glmS gene encoding glutamine--fructose-6-phosphate transaminase (isomerizing), which yields MCGIVGYIGNKNCIPILIEGLKRLEYRGYDSAGIGIINSEECKVVKTKGKVADLEKLLYNENLSANLGIGHTRWATHGEPSIENAHPHMNNDKTLFIIHNGIIENYASLKKGLINEGYKFLSETDTEVLAHLIDHYLKLKNNLFQAVRYALNEVEGTYGIAVIYKEEPDKIVVARKGSPLVIGIGKNENFIASDVNALITYTSQVVYLEDGDIAEVYKDHFHAKNIHDEEIIKEIHEVDMSVDEITKGGYPHFMLKEIMEQPESIYNSMRGRLLYEEGISKLGGLQGYEDRIANSDRIIISACGTSWHAGLVGEYMLEQYAGIPVEVEYASEFRYRRPIITPKDTVIFISQSGETADTLASLREAKKKGALCLGICNVVGSSIARESDAGVYIHAGPEIGVASTKAFTSQLVVLSLITLLLARKKNMNLQDGQEIIKEMQSLTKKVEKILKLNDEIKTIADIYSDCKNFLYLGRGYHFPVALEGALKLKEISYIHAEGYPAAEMKHGPIALIDENMPVVFLAMKDSVYEKVLSNIQEVKARKGRILAIVNEDDDHIEKIVDHVIRIPKTIDMLQPILSVIPLQLLAYHIAVKKGLNVDQPRNLAKSVTVE from the coding sequence GTTGTCAAAACAAAAGGGAAAGTAGCAGATTTAGAAAAACTTTTATATAATGAAAATTTATCTGCTAACTTAGGAATTGGTCACACACGCTGGGCAACACATGGAGAGCCAAGTATTGAAAATGCTCATCCACATATGAATAATGACAAAACATTATTCATTATTCATAATGGTATTATTGAAAATTATGCTTCTTTAAAAAAAGGTTTGATTAACGAGGGCTATAAATTTTTGAGTGAAACAGATACCGAAGTTTTAGCACACCTGATTGATCATTATCTTAAGTTAAAAAATAATTTATTCCAGGCTGTTAGATATGCTTTGAATGAAGTAGAAGGGACATATGGCATTGCTGTAATTTATAAAGAAGAGCCTGATAAGATTGTTGTAGCTCGCAAAGGTTCGCCACTTGTAATTGGAATTGGAAAAAATGAGAACTTTATAGCTTCTGATGTAAATGCTTTAATTACATATACAAGTCAAGTTGTTTATTTGGAAGATGGGGATATAGCCGAAGTTTATAAAGATCACTTTCACGCAAAGAATATTCATGATGAAGAAATAATTAAAGAAATTCATGAAGTCGATATGAGTGTTGATGAAATTACTAAAGGTGGATATCCTCATTTCATGCTTAAAGAAATTATGGAACAACCAGAATCGATTTATAATTCCATGAGAGGAAGGTTACTATATGAAGAAGGAATTTCAAAATTAGGTGGTTTGCAAGGTTATGAAGATAGAATAGCAAATTCAGATAGAATTATTATTTCTGCTTGTGGTACTTCTTGGCATGCTGGTCTTGTTGGTGAATATATGTTGGAACAGTATGCTGGTATTCCAGTTGAAGTTGAATATGCATCAGAATTTAGATATAGAAGACCAATCATTACTCCAAAAGATACAGTAATTTTTATTTCTCAAAGTGGTGAAACAGCAGACACACTTGCATCTTTACGAGAAGCCAAAAAGAAAGGGGCTCTTTGTCTTGGCATTTGCAATGTAGTTGGTAGCTCAATAGCTCGAGAAAGTGATGCAGGAGTGTACATTCATGCAGGTCCAGAAATTGGTGTTGCATCAACCAAAGCTTTTACATCTCAATTAGTAGTTCTTTCATTAATAACTTTGTTATTAGCTCGTAAGAAAAATATGAATTTACAGGATGGTCAGGAAATTATTAAAGAAATGCAATCACTTACAAAAAAGGTTGAGAAAATTCTTAAACTTAATGATGAGATAAAAACAATAGCTGATATCTACAGCGATTGTAAAAACTTTTTATATCTTGGTCGTGGATATCATTTCCCTGTAGCATTGGAAGGAGCTCTTAAACTAAAAGAAATTTCCTATATCCATGCAGAAGGTTATCCAGCAGCAGAAATGAAACATGGTCCAATTGCATTAATTGATGAAAATATGCCAGTTGTATTTTTGGCTATGAAAGATAGTGTTTATGAAAAAGTACTAAGTAATATTCAGGAAGTTAAAGCAAGAAAAGGAAGAATACTCGCAATTGTTAATGAGGATGATGATCATATAGAAAAAATTGTAGATCACGTTATAAGAATTCCTAAAACAATTGATATGCTTCAACCAATTTTAAGTGTTATACCACTTCAATTATTAGCATATCATATTGCAGTTAAAAAAGGTCTAAATGTAGACCAGCCAAGAAATTTAGCAAAAAGCGTAACCGTCGAATAA